One window of the Parasphingopyxis algicola genome contains the following:
- a CDS encoding MarR family winged helix-turn-helix transcriptional regulator: protein MSTSRLDDKHIVGALPEMLSSILDIVGVFNSPERDAAMLESAGLKLERALFPLLVLIGNLGPIGVSDLAERVGRDYSTVSRQTARLEALGLVTRRRSPNDKRSREAIVTKRGRLATEAVDGARERLALELFSGWNGKDFDQLVRLLRTLADGLVDTPAPGSRLADERKAKVLKARSTLTA from the coding sequence ATGTCAACTTCTCGTTTGGACGACAAGCACATTGTCGGTGCGCTTCCCGAGATGCTCTCTTCGATCCTTGACATCGTTGGGGTCTTCAACAGTCCTGAGCGCGACGCTGCCATGCTCGAAAGCGCCGGGTTAAAGCTCGAGCGCGCCCTCTTTCCGCTCTTGGTGCTGATTGGGAATCTCGGGCCGATCGGCGTTTCCGACCTCGCGGAGCGAGTGGGCCGCGATTATTCAACCGTCAGCAGGCAGACAGCTCGTCTTGAAGCTCTCGGCCTAGTGACACGCAGAAGAAGCCCCAACGACAAAAGATCTCGGGAAGCCATCGTTACGAAGCGCGGACGCCTGGCAACCGAGGCCGTCGATGGCGCGCGCGAACGACTCGCTTTGGAGTTGTTCAGCGGCTGGAACGGCAAGGACTTTGATCAACTCGTTCGACTTCTTCGAACATTGGCTGACGGCTTGGTCGACACGCCAGCACCCGGCTCGCGCCTTGCGGATGAGCGCAAAGCCAAAGTGCTCAAGGCCAGAAGTACTTTAACCGCGTAA
- a CDS encoding restriction endonuclease subunit S — MSAIPQIQLGKRRVINGNSIPAKTKAAEFAGVSEGLPYVATKDISFDHRISYDTGVKIPADRVDTFKIAPSGTVLICAEGGSAGRKIGITDRPVAFVNKLYGILPHEDFDPRYVYYYLQGEEFQEEFRSKMTGVIGGVSLTRLRGQSLT; from the coding sequence GTGAGCGCGATCCCTCAAATACAGCTCGGAAAGCGTCGCGTCATAAACGGCAACAGCATTCCTGCGAAAACGAAGGCAGCCGAGTTTGCTGGCGTATCTGAAGGTTTGCCCTACGTCGCCACAAAGGACATCAGCTTTGATCATAGGATTAGCTATGACACGGGAGTGAAGATCCCGGCCGACCGCGTGGATACGTTCAAAATAGCTCCGTCAGGCACAGTTCTTATATGTGCGGAAGGGGGTAGTGCGGGTCGAAAGATTGGCATCACTGACCGACCAGTTGCGTTTGTAAACAAGCTCTACGGCATTTTGCCTCATGAGGATTTCGACCCGCGATATGTGTACTATTATCTGCAGGGCGAGGAATTTCAGGAAGAATTTCGATCCAAAATGACGGGGGTTATCGGCGGAGTCTCATTGACTAGGCTTCGTGGACAAAGCTTGACCTGA
- a CDS encoding GMC family oxidoreductase, protein MREVYDFIIVGSGSAGGVLANRLSAEGSTSVLVLEAGGMDSSLLMQMPLAAGKMFYNPAFNWPLTTEPEPHADDREIILAAGKVLGGSSSINGMMYTRGHPRDYDQWAQVGCPGWSHSEVLPYFLQAERNWRGKSESHGGDGPLTVSAAVKDDLFDFITETAQELGHTLTDDFERDGPQGFGITDTTTHGGRRGSTARRYLRPALNRKNLTLVCNAQTRKVLLDGRRAVGVEYVHEGKVYRVKASREVILSAGAYHSPKLLMLSGIGPADHLREMNIPVIRELRGVGNNLQDHYGYSIVYHTHELMSVDRQMRMDRLAGSVLRWGLTGGGPVSGLPLSAIGYLKTREGMERPDIELLFTPASLDAQMWFPGWRPANGQQLAISVSLLRPQTKGHVKLGSDDPEAVPRITHNYLADPEDRAAFLRAAHMVRSFMETEPIASVVSEEVFPGAAANDDEALAGFIRETMRSMMHACGTCAMGTGEDSVVDPELRVNGIDGLRVVDASVMPSIPTGHTNAPTIMLAEKAAALILGRTEKRGDSDAQAKVNQ, encoded by the coding sequence ATGAGAGAAGTTTACGACTTCATCATCGTAGGCAGTGGGTCGGCGGGAGGTGTTTTAGCAAACCGCCTTTCCGCCGAGGGCTCTACAAGCGTTTTGGTGCTCGAGGCGGGCGGAATGGATAGCAGCCTCTTAATGCAAATGCCGCTCGCCGCCGGCAAGATGTTCTATAACCCTGCCTTCAACTGGCCGCTTACGACCGAGCCGGAGCCCCATGCTGACGATCGGGAAATCATTCTCGCTGCGGGCAAGGTGCTGGGCGGTAGCTCGTCCATCAATGGTATGATGTACACCCGAGGTCATCCGCGGGACTACGATCAATGGGCGCAAGTGGGTTGCCCTGGATGGTCTCATTCAGAAGTTCTCCCATATTTTCTTCAAGCAGAGCGCAACTGGCGCGGGAAAAGCGAGAGCCATGGGGGTGATGGGCCGCTGACGGTCTCTGCAGCGGTAAAGGATGATCTTTTCGACTTTATCACCGAGACCGCCCAAGAACTCGGGCACACCCTGACAGACGACTTCGAAAGAGATGGCCCGCAGGGGTTCGGGATCACCGATACGACGACCCATGGTGGTCGGCGAGGCAGTACCGCTAGGCGCTATCTTCGCCCGGCGCTCAATCGAAAAAACCTCACATTGGTTTGCAACGCGCAAACTCGAAAAGTCCTTTTGGACGGACGCCGCGCCGTAGGTGTCGAATATGTCCATGAGGGTAAGGTCTACAGAGTCAAGGCATCCAGGGAAGTCATTCTCTCGGCAGGTGCTTATCATTCGCCTAAATTACTGATGCTGTCCGGCATCGGTCCGGCCGATCATCTGCGGGAAATGAACATTCCCGTCATTCGGGAGTTGCGCGGCGTCGGAAACAACCTTCAAGATCATTACGGCTATTCGATCGTCTATCACACACATGAACTGATGAGCGTCGACCGGCAAATGCGCATGGATCGGCTTGCGGGATCCGTCTTGCGCTGGGGTCTGACCGGCGGCGGACCTGTTTCCGGGCTTCCTTTATCCGCGATCGGATACTTGAAAACGAGGGAAGGAATGGAGCGGCCGGATATCGAGTTGCTGTTCACGCCCGCTTCGCTTGACGCTCAAATGTGGTTCCCTGGTTGGCGCCCTGCTAATGGTCAACAATTGGCTATCTCAGTATCGCTTCTCCGCCCACAAACTAAAGGACATGTGAAACTTGGTTCTGACGATCCCGAGGCGGTACCGCGCATTACGCACAATTATCTCGCGGATCCCGAAGATCGCGCTGCTTTTCTTCGTGCAGCTCATATGGTCCGTTCGTTCATGGAAACCGAACCCATCGCGTCTGTCGTCAGTGAGGAAGTGTTCCCGGGTGCCGCCGCGAATGACGATGAGGCACTCGCGGGCTTCATCCGCGAGACCATGCGCTCGATGATGCATGCTTGTGGCACGTGCGCGATGGGTACGGGCGAAGACAGCGTCGTGGACCCTGAGCTGCGAGTGAACGGCATTGATGGGCTGCGCGTCGTCGATGCGTCGGTCATGCCGTCGATCCCAACAGGGCACACCAATGCACCGACCATCATGCTCGCCGAGAAGGCAGCGGCCCTAATTCTTGGCCGCACTGAAAAGCGTGGCGATAGCGATGCGCAAGCTAAGGTCAATCAATAG
- a CDS encoding dienelactone hydrolase family protein, whose translation MNIDKITISTDDGDCPVLVLKPESKASLPAVLFYMDAGGIRPASVQMAERLAAAGYIVLVPDLFYRFGPYGPLVPEEVFQGDVMAILGPLMATTNNAKAAADTAAFINYLDSRDDAQSKFGAVGFCMGGGMALTAAATYPDRFAAVASFHGGSLATDDPNSPHLLMPQMQAEVYIAAADGDVLYPPEMAERFEAAMGSAKVRYRAETYTGARHGWMKPDFPVFDEEAANRGWCELLALFDRTLR comes from the coding sequence GTGAACATCGATAAAATAACCATCTCCACAGATGACGGTGATTGCCCTGTCTTAGTACTGAAGCCCGAAAGCAAGGCCTCCTTGCCGGCTGTATTGTTTTATATGGATGCGGGCGGGATACGACCCGCCTCAGTTCAAATGGCGGAGCGGCTCGCCGCCGCCGGCTATATCGTCCTTGTGCCTGATTTGTTCTATCGCTTTGGGCCTTATGGTCCGCTTGTGCCTGAAGAGGTTTTCCAAGGCGATGTAATGGCTATCCTTGGTCCGTTAATGGCAACAACAAACAACGCTAAGGCTGCTGCAGATACCGCCGCGTTCATAAATTATCTTGACTCTCGCGATGATGCCCAAAGCAAATTCGGCGCGGTGGGTTTCTGCATGGGCGGCGGGATGGCACTGACAGCTGCCGCGACCTACCCTGACCGCTTCGCGGCAGTCGCGAGCTTTCACGGGGGCAGTCTTGCCACAGATGACCCTAACAGTCCGCACTTGCTGATGCCTCAGATGCAAGCGGAAGTTTATATTGCAGCGGCTGATGGGGATGTCCTCTATCCGCCTGAAATGGCAGAACGGTTCGAGGCGGCGATGGGCTCAGCCAAGGTGCGATATCGCGCCGAAACCTATACTGGCGCCCGACATGGCTGGATGAAACCCGATTTCCCGGTATTCGACGAGGAGGCAGCGAACCGCGGTTGGTGTGAACTCCTTGCGCTGTTCGATCGGACCTTGCGCTAA
- a CDS encoding nuclear transport factor 2 family protein: protein MRNRKEQIIRDAYDAFNSRDADTLIGYVTEDVNWPDGTTSDPDKRLHGRDALREYWQKQWDVTVTRDTPTEVTELPDGRVMVRLDQVVRDLKGEEVSKGSFEYFFEMRGDLISRLDITYL, encoded by the coding sequence ATGAGGAATCGAAAAGAGCAAATCATTCGCGACGCTTACGACGCCTTCAATTCGCGAGATGCCGACACGCTAATAGGGTATGTCACTGAGGACGTTAATTGGCCGGACGGTACGACCTCCGATCCCGACAAGCGCTTACATGGTCGTGATGCGCTTCGTGAGTATTGGCAGAAGCAATGGGATGTCACTGTTACCCGCGATACGCCCACTGAAGTAACCGAGCTACCCGACGGGAGGGTCATGGTTCGTCTGGACCAGGTTGTGCGTGACCTTAAAGGGGAAGAGGTTTCGAAAGGCAGTTTCGAATATTTCTTCGAGATGCGCGGTGACCTCATCAGTCGGCTCGACATCACATATCTATGA
- a CDS encoding spinster family MFS transporter, with protein sequence MRGMPRGFVLFTLTLAIALSFVDRQILSLLVAPVKSELLLSDFQISLLHGLAFALLYMVLGLPFGWLADHRNRKRVILAGIGFWSLMTATCGFARNFAELFLARIGVGVGEASLQPAAYSLLADIYPPEKLSLAISIFSLGAWLGVGSAFLLGGQVVQIADLVANASQLDWSGWRLLFILLGLMGAPICFLVFVVIREPPRRQLAKPLPLIETGRFLKRRAGLMAPLAIGYGLILLSVYAFLAWAPALLMRTYGWSVYEVGFALGLSALLLCPLGAVSGGMLSNRLIKSGRISGPVVVGVFEAALLAPCLVGLALVNTAGATIALLAVCFFLGPFALGSAAASVQISTPPRFRGQISAVYLLVTSLLGVAGGPALTAFYTDYVLGDESRIDESLALVGATALPIAGILLTIAARRFSVPDEDEALPCLTVSQAE encoded by the coding sequence ATGCGCGGAATGCCTCGCGGCTTTGTGCTGTTCACGTTGACCTTGGCGATCGCGCTGAGCTTTGTCGATCGGCAGATACTCTCCTTGCTGGTCGCTCCGGTTAAGAGCGAACTGCTCCTGTCTGACTTCCAGATCAGCCTTTTGCACGGCCTCGCCTTTGCGCTCCTGTATATGGTCCTGGGACTGCCGTTTGGTTGGCTCGCCGACCACCGAAACAGGAAAAGGGTCATCCTCGCAGGCATAGGCTTCTGGAGCCTGATGACGGCGACCTGCGGTTTCGCTCGCAACTTTGCGGAGCTTTTTTTGGCGCGGATCGGCGTGGGCGTTGGTGAGGCGAGCTTGCAGCCTGCCGCGTATTCGCTGCTTGCTGATATCTATCCGCCGGAAAAGCTTTCGCTGGCGATATCTATTTTTTCACTTGGTGCCTGGCTTGGGGTCGGAAGCGCTTTTCTGCTCGGGGGGCAAGTTGTTCAGATTGCTGATCTGGTAGCAAACGCATCGCAATTGGATTGGTCAGGATGGAGGCTGCTCTTCATTTTGCTTGGATTGATGGGTGCCCCGATCTGCTTCCTCGTTTTTGTAGTTATCCGAGAGCCTCCTCGGCGTCAGCTTGCCAAGCCTTTGCCTCTCATCGAAACGGGCCGATTTCTGAAAAGGCGGGCAGGATTGATGGCTCCGCTCGCCATTGGGTACGGGCTAATATTGCTTAGCGTCTACGCATTTCTGGCATGGGCGCCCGCACTTCTGATGCGCACCTATGGTTGGTCAGTATACGAGGTCGGTTTCGCATTAGGTCTGTCTGCACTGCTGCTTTGCCCACTGGGAGCGGTTTCCGGCGGGATGTTGTCAAATCGACTTATCAAGAGTGGGCGGATATCAGGCCCGGTAGTTGTAGGGGTCTTCGAGGCTGCGCTTCTGGCCCCTTGCTTGGTGGGGTTGGCTCTCGTGAATACTGCAGGCGCAACCATCGCTCTTCTCGCAGTCTGCTTTTTCCTCGGACCGTTCGCCCTCGGGTCAGCCGCTGCATCTGTACAGATTAGCACTCCGCCGCGTTTTCGCGGTCAGATCTCCGCAGTTTACCTGCTGGTCACCAGTCTCTTGGGCGTTGCCGGCGGTCCTGCGCTTACAGCCTTCTATACCGACTACGTACTCGGCGATGAGAGCCGGATAGATGAATCGCTTGCCTTGGTAGGCGCCACGGCTCTTCCGATCGCGGGGATCCTTCTGACCATAGCAGCGCGGCGTTTTTCAGTGCCGGACGAAGACGAAGCCCTACCCTGCTTAACGGTGAGTCAGGCAGAATAG